The Cloeon dipterum chromosome X, ieCloDipt1.1, whole genome shotgun sequence genome includes a window with the following:
- the LOC135946206 gene encoding mitochondrial thiamine pyrophosphate carrier-like: MVGYSPNSEHHLTGSQLGIAGATSGAVSRALTQPLDVLKIRFQLQVEPTAGRETAKSKYRGVLQATRLVVKEEGVSALWKGHIPAQGLSLLYGASQFYTYELLTHYACDLKFNPAAFWVHFTCGALSGCSACFITNPLDVVRTRLIAQGEPKIYSGMTSAFTAIVRKEGFLAFYKGLTPSLILIAPQIGAVFACYEFFHDAWCSTLPNATGWAPLICGAMAGVCSKTLVYPLDLAKKRLQVTGFEHARKSFGEVVVYRGLGHVLWRTATKEGLHGLFKGVWPSVLKAAFTTGLQLAVYEQTCHMLVLMAHHH, encoded by the exons ATGGTGGGCTACAGTCCGAACAGCGAGCACCACCTGACGGGCTCGCAGCTGGGCATCGCCGGCGCCACCAGCGGCGCCGTCTCCAGGGCACTCACCCAGCCCCTCGACGTCctcaaaatcagatttcag ttgcAAGTTGAGCCGACTGCGGGCAGGGAGACGGCCAAATCGAAATACCGAGGAGTGTTGCAGGCGACGCGACTGGTGGTCAAAGAGGAAGGCGTAAGTGCCCTTTGGAAAGGACACATTCCAGCCCAGGGTCTTTCCTTGCTCTACGGTGCCTCGCAG TTCTACACGTACGAGCTGCTGACGCACTACGCGTGCGACCTCAAGTTCAACCCTGCGGCCTTCTGGGTGCACTTCACGTGCGGCGCCCTCTCCGGCTGCAGCGCGTGCTTCATCACTAACCCCTTGGACGTCGTGCGAACCAGATTGATCGCTCAAGGCGAACCAAAg ATATACAGCGGAATGACGTCTGCATTTACAGCAATCGTGAGAAAAGAGGGATTTCTGGCGTTTTACAAAGGACTAACCCCGTCACTGATCCTGATCGCGCCTCAAATCGGAGCCGTGTTCGCTTGCTACGAGTTCTTCCACGACGCCTGGTGTTCCACCC TGCCGAACGCGACGGGCTGGGCGCCGCTGATCTGCGGAGCGATGGCCGGCGTGTGTTCTAAGACGTTGGTCTACCCGCTGGACCTGGCCAAAAAGCGACTGCAGGTGACCGGCTTTGAGCACGCCCGCAAGAGCTTCGGTGAG GTGGTTGTTTACCGGGGGCTGGGGCACGTGCTGTGGCGCACGGCCACCAAGGAGGGCCTCCACGGGCTGTTCAAGGGCGTGTGGCCGAGCGTGCTCAAGGCCGCCTTCACCACCGGCCTCCAGCTGGCCGTCTACGAGCAGACGTGTCACATGCTCGTCCTCATGGCGCACCACCACTGa